One part of the Candidatus Sericytochromatia bacterium genome encodes these proteins:
- a CDS encoding DUF2085 domain-containing protein, with product MEACRADGAAARSLIGLCHQLPARSLFFGAEQFPLCARCMGGYLGFALGGLWLLATRRAVLLCPLLVVFGLADKLVGMIGGGDSTNEVRVLLGLMLGSGLSGCLWQVGLVLWREALRRGLQRHLCWIMRGEVGSPRT from the coding sequence ATGGAGGCCTGCCGCGCTGACGGTGCGGCGGCAAGAAGCCTTATAGGCTTGTGTCACCAGCTTCCGGCACGTTCACTCTTTTTTGGCGCTGAACAGTTTCCCCTATGCGCGCGATGTATGGGCGGCTATCTCGGTTTTGCTTTGGGAGGGCTTTGGCTACTCGCAACAAGGCGGGCGGTGCTGCTGTGCCCGTTGCTAGTTGTGTTTGGATTGGCAGACAAGTTGGTCGGCATGATCGGGGGCGGAGACAGCACGAACGAGGTGCGCGTACTGCTCGGCTTGATGTTGGGCAGCGGCCTTTCCGGCTGCTTGTGGCAGGTTGGTCTGGTGCTCTGGCGAGAGGCTCTGCGCCGAGGGCTACAGCGCCATCTCTGCTGGATCATGCGGGGTGAGGTCGGGTCACCGAGGACCTGA
- a CDS encoding OmpA family protein — protein MAVIILFLTLSVQNFVNVIRLIELESLVGRIDKEVLQPLRGPDAKADRGSLRLGEAVLFDFDSSVLRPEGKTRLAGIGLKLKGVLDKFGAGSVTSLQVSIEGHTDSQGSADYNLELSDKRARAVAEFWESACGLSRAKYDIIAVGRGPFRPLVSNARSERDLALNRRIEIRIYPRFDSLIEVLMGKHSSAANEAPEMPPHAPGKMIRQSPNAR, from the coding sequence TTGGCGGTCATCATCCTGTTCCTGACGCTGAGCGTTCAAAACTTCGTGAACGTCATTCGCCTCATCGAACTCGAGTCGCTGGTGGGACGCATCGACAAGGAGGTGCTTCAACCCCTTCGGGGGCCCGATGCCAAAGCCGACCGTGGCTCCCTGCGCTTGGGTGAAGCCGTGCTGTTCGACTTCGACTCTTCCGTCCTCCGTCCGGAGGGAAAGACACGCCTTGCCGGCATCGGGCTCAAGCTGAAGGGGGTGCTGGACAAGTTTGGTGCGGGCTCTGTCACCAGCCTGCAGGTCAGCATTGAGGGGCACACGGACAGCCAGGGTTCTGCCGACTACAACTTGGAACTGTCCGACAAACGCGCGCGCGCCGTCGCAGAATTCTGGGAGTCTGCGTGCGGGCTCTCGAGAGCGAAATATGACATCATCGCCGTGGGGCGTGGCCCATTCCGCCCGCTGGTTTCAAATGCGCGCTCCGAACGTGACCTGGCACTGAATCGCCGCATTGAGATTCGTATCTATCCCCGTTTCGACTCGTTGATTGAAGTTCTTATGGGAAAGCATTCATCGGCGGCGAATGAAGCCCCGGAAATGCCCCCTCACGCTCCAGGAAAGATGATCAGGCAATCACCCAATGCCCGATGA